One window from the genome of Musa acuminata AAA Group cultivar baxijiao chromosome BXJ1-4, Cavendish_Baxijiao_AAA, whole genome shotgun sequence encodes:
- the LOC135643769 gene encoding receptor kinase-like protein Xa21, translating into MARACNSIIPPPISMMMFLFLHSLRTFVSSLRMLASSALILSFLFSERPAASATGMTSDTDDLPALLSIKAHLHPSASLSSWDSHNSSTAFCQWPGVTCGNSQNPGRVTSLDLANLGLTGSISPDIGNLTFLRSLNLSLNSLQGQLPPELGRLSHLESLLLRRNALEGRIPGTLANCSSLWRISLSSNRLAGEIPAELGALPELQILSLHYNDIGGRIPASLGNLSSMTHIDLVGNRVTGTIPPSLGRHQSLVHISVTGNSLTGAIPANIFNMSSLCYLYVGYNQLSGTLPPDMGNTLVNLQVLQAFGNTLEGPLPISLPNASRLTEIVLPYNRLSGPLPRDIGRLRYLSSLSLRDNRLEAKKAEDWEFLASLANCSNLRTLDLGCNKLAGTLPAAISNLSTQLRWLGLGGNEIHGSIPAGIGRFTHLHRLHLDQMALAGDIPAAIGKLQNLHILSLNGNRLSGVLPSTVGNLTQLERLYLNDNSLQGEIPKSFHNLQRLTVCDLSFNELEGSIPKELAELSSLTRYLNLSHNLLTGPLPSEFGSLKNLQVLDISDNRLSGEIPSTLGECQVLQYLYLQRNHLQGTIPDSLGSLGGIQVLDLSGNHLSGPIPLTFERLQHMKFLNLSLNDLQGQVPDQGGFKNANLYSVAGNDKLCGGIQELHLQPCSRLVLGKKCGFPAVRSLISFVFIVSLLVPSLGKASYLVCKQRTRIYMPAGPSKRQTSILEVRPGGRSM; encoded by the exons ATGGCCCGAGCATGCAACTCCATAATCCCGCCGCCTATTTCGATGATGATGTTCCTCTTTCTCCATTCGTTACGAACCTTTGTATCATCCTTGCGGATGTTAGCCTCCTCCGCGCTCATTCTTTCATTCCTTTTCTCGGAGCGGCCAGCTGCTTCCGCCACCGGTATGACTAGCGACACCGACGACCTACCCGCACTCCTCTCTATCAAGGCTCATTTGCACCCTTCCGCTTCCTTGTCCTCATGGGACAGCCACAACTCCAGCACTGCCTTCTGCCAGTGGCCGGGGGTGACATGTGGTAACAGCCAAAACCCCGGAAGGGTGACTTCCCTGGACTTGGCCAATCTTGGCCTCACGGGTTCCATATCTCCCGACATCGGCAACCTGACCTTCCTCAGGAGCCTCAACCTCTCTCTCAACAGCCTACAAGGCCAGCTGCCGCCGGAGCTTGGCCGTTTGTCCCACCTCGAGTCTCTCCTTCTGAGACGAAACGCTCTCGAAGGCAGAATTCCTGGCACCCTCGCCAACTGCTCCAGCCTGTGGCGGATAAGTCTAAGTTCCAACAGGCTCGCCGGGGAAATCCCGGCAGAGCTTGGTGCACTCCCCGAGCTCCAAATCCTTAGCCTCCATTACAACGACATCGGCGGGAGAATCCCTGCTTCCCTTGGGAACCTCTCGTCGATGACTCACATCGATCTCGTCGGAAACAGAGTGACGGGCACCATACCCCCGAGTCTAGGAAGACACCAAAGCTTAGTGCATATCTCTGTCACCGGGAACTCACTGACAGGGGCGATCCCCGCCAACATTTTTAACATGTCGTCCCTCTGCTACTTGTACGTAGGGTATAACCAGCTCTCTGGAACACTGCCACCTGACATGGGCAACACGCTTGTCAATCTCCAAGTACTTCAAGCATTTGGTAACACTCTCGAAGGTCCGCTTCCTATCTCACTGCCAAATGCTTCCAGGCTTACAGAAATCGTTCTGCCATATAACAGACTTAGTGGCCCTCTGCCTCGGGATATAGGCAGACTAAGATATCTCTCTTCGTTGAGTCTTCGTGACAATAGATTGGAAGCAAAGAAAGCAGAGGACTGGGAGTTCCTCGCTTCCTTAGCCAACTGCAGCAATCTCCGAACTCTGGATCTGGGATGCAACAAGCTGGCGGGGACTCTGCCCGCAGCTATATCCAATCTATCGACACAATTGAGATGGCTTGGGTTGGGAGGAAATGAGATCCATGGAAGTATTCCTGCAGGGATAGGGCGTTTCACCCACCTCCACAGGCTTCACTTGGATCAGATGGCCCTCGCAG GTGACATTCCTGCAGCCATTGGCAAGCTTCAGAATCTGCACATCTTGTCCCTGAACGGTAATCGATTGTCGGGAGTTCTTCCGTCCACTGTTGGCAACCTTACCCAGCTGGAAAGACTATACTTGAACGATAACAGCTTGCAGGGAGAGATTCCCAAGAGCTTTCACAACCTGCAACGGTTGACAGTGTGTGATTTGTCATTCAACGAGCTTGAGGGCAGCATTCCTAAAGAACTAGCGGAGCTTTCCTCCTTGACTCGATACCTCAACTTGTCGCATAACTTGTTGACAGGGCCTTTACCATCAGAATTTGGAAGCTTGAAGAATCTTCAAGTGTTGGATATATCAGATAACAGACTATCTGGGGAAATTCCAAGCACCTTAGGAGAATGCCAAGTCTTGCAGTACCTCTACCTGCAAAGGAACCACCTTCAAGGAACAATTCCAGACTCTCTAGGTAGTCTAGGCGGCATACAAGTGTTGGATCTCTCCGGCAATCATTTATCAGGACCCATCCCACTGACCTTCGAGCGACTCCAACACATGAAGTTTCTTAATCTTTCGTTAAACGATCTCCAAGGCCAAGTGCCAGACCAAGGGGGTTTCAAGAACGCCAATTTGTACTCAGTCGCTGGGAATGATAAGCTGTGTGGAGGAATCCAAGAGTTACATTTGCAGCCATGTTCCAGACTTGTTCTGGGAAAGAAGTGTGGGTTTCCTGCAGTTAGATCACTCATCTCATTTGTGTTTATTGTGTCACTACTTGTCCCGTCTCTAGGTAAAGCTTCTTACCTGGTCTGCAAGCAAAGAACGAGGATCTACATGCCTGCAGGCCCATCTAAAAGACAGACATCCATCTTAGAAGTGAGACCAGGAGGAAGAAGTATGTAA
- the LOC103980876 gene encoding putative receptor-like protein kinase At3g47110 — MSFFFDPFIIFGSPSWLLTLTSALIVAFLLSEPAASATGITSDTSDVSALLSIRAHLNPFTSLSSWDSHNSSVPFCQWPGVTCGSSNNPGRVTALNLANLGLTGSVSSDIGNLTFLRSLNLSFNNLQGQLPPELGRLSHLELLVLSQNALEGRIPVTLANCSNLWRISLGSNRLAGEIPAEFGALPKLQILSLHDNDLSGRIPASLGNLSSITHIDLVGNRLAGTIPPSLGKLQSLVHISVTRNSLTGAIPVSIFNMSSLCYLYVGYNQLSGTLPPDMGNTLVSLEVLQAFGNILEGPLPISLPNASMLRQIVLPYNRLSGPLPPDIGKLRYLSSLNLRANELEARKAEDWEFFTSLANCSNLKTLDLEYNKLEGPLPSTIVNLSTQLTWLGLGGNEVHGSIPEGIGRFIHLERLHLDQMALTGHVPAAVGKLRNLHVLSLDDNQLSGVLPSAVGNLTQLENLYLNGNGLQGEIPKSFGNLRQLTVCDLSFNKLEGRIPEELTELTSLTRYLNLSRNLFTGPLPAGVGSLKNLEALDISKNRLSGEIPSTIGECQVLQYLYLQGNHLEGAIPDSLGSLTGIQVIDLSCNNLSGHIPLSFERLEHVRFLNLSFNDLQGQVPNEGVFRNANVYSVTGNNKLCGGIQALHLQPCPRHVPGKKDGSPAVRSLVSIVITVTLFVLFLAAASYLLHRQRTRKCMPVVQSKRQYPIASYSEIYRATGGFSPSNIIGRGSFGQVYRGTMSYDSIDVAVKVFDTVQVGAFQSFKAECETLGAIRHRNVNKILTVCSGADHKGDAFLAIVTAYMPNGSLNDWLHPGADMNGDASSALTLLQRLNIAIDVASALDYLHHYSGTTIVHCDLKPSNVLLDNDMVAHLCDFGSAELLKETTSGDLAKEISRISRLKGSIGYVAPEYGLGGTVSTKGDVYSYGVLVLEMFSGRRPTDSHFKDGENLHRYVKMVYPAQIFDIVDPSLLLYEQDGKANVDKGIHKCLLSVIKVGLSCSNESATARMEMEDVIKTLHVARRILVEGTLAENRRGADM; from the exons ATGTCTTTCTTTTTCGATCCCTTCATAATTTTTGGATCACCTTCGTGGTTGTTAACTTTAACATCCGCGCTCATCGTCGCATTCCTTTTGTCGGAGCCAGCTGCTTCTGCCACCGGTATAACCAGTGACACCTCCGACGTATCCGCTCTCCTCTCCATCAGGGCTCATTTAAACCCTTTCACTTCCTTGTCCTCATGGGACAGTCACAACTCCAGCGTCCCCTTCTGCCAGTGGCCGGGTGTGACATGCGGTAGTAGCAACAACCCCGGAAGGGTGACCGCACTAAACCTAGCCAATCTGGGCCTCACAGGCTCCGTATCTTCCGACATAGGCAACCTGACCTTCCTCCGGAGTCTCAACCTCTCCTTCAACAACCTGCAGGGCCAGCTTCCGCCGGAGCTCGGCCGTTTGTCACACTTAGAGTTGCTCGTTCTGAGCCAAAACGCTCTTGAAGGCAGAATTCCTGTCACCCTCGCCAACTGCTCCAACCTGTGGCGTATAAGCCTAGGTTCCAACAGACTCGCCGGGGAAATCCCGGCAGAGTTTGGTGCGCTTCCCAAGCTCCAAATCCTTAGCCTCCATGACAACGACCTCAGCGGGAGAATCCCTGCCTCCCTGGGGAACCTCTCGTCGATAACTCACATCGATCTCGTGGGAAACAGACTGGCAGGCACCATACCACCGAGTCTAGGAAAACTCCAAAGCTTAGTGCACATCTCTGTCACCAGGAACTCGTTGACAGGGGCGATCCCCGTCTCCATTTTTAACATGTCGTCCCTCTGCTACTTGTACGTAGGGTATAACCAACTCTCTGGAACACTGCCACCTGATATGGGCAACACGCTTGTCAGTCTTGAAGTACTTCAAGCATTTGGTAACATTCTTGAAGGTCCACTTCCTATCTCATTGCCAAATGCTTCTATGCTTAGACAAATCGTTCTGCCATATAACAGACTTAGTGGACCTCTGCCTCCGGATATAGGCAAACTAAGATATCTATCTTCGCTGAATCTGCGTGCCAACGAATTAGAAGCTAGGAAAGCTGAGGACTGGGAGTTCTTCACTTCCTTAGCCAACTGCAGCAATCTGAAAACCCTGGACCTGGAATATAACAAGCTGGAGGGGCCATTGCCAAGCACGATAGTCAATCTATCGACACAACTTACATGGCTTGGTTTGGGAGGAAACGAGGTACATGGAAGTATTCCCGAGGGGATAGGGCGCTTCATCCACCTCGAAAGACTTCACTTGGATCAGATGGCTCTCACAG GTCACGTCCCTGCAGCCGTTGGCAAGTTACGGAATCTGCACGTCTTGTCCTTGGACGATAATCAACTATCGGGAGTTCTTCCATCCGCTGTTGGCAACCTTACCCAGCTCGAAAACCTCTACTTGAACGGCAATGGCTTGCAGGGAGAGATTCCCAAGAGCTTCGGAAACCTGCGACAGTTGACTGTGTGTGATTTATCATTCAACAAGCTCGAGGGCCGCATTCCTGAAGAACTTACAGAGCTGACCTCTTTGACTCGATACCTCAACTTGTCACGGAACTTGTTCACGGGGCCTCTGCCAGCAGGAGTTGGCAGCTTGAAGAATCTTGAAGCCTTGGATATATCAAAGAACAGACTATCTGGGGAAATTCCAAGCACCATAGGAGAATGCCAAGTCTTGCAGTACCTCTACCTGCAAGGAAACCACCTTGAAGGAGCAATTCCAGACTCGCTCGGTAGTCTCACCGGCATCCAAGTGATAGATCTCTCCTGCAACAACTTATCAGGACACATCCCGCTGTCCTTCGAGCGACTCGAACACGTCAGGTTCCTTAATCTTTCATTCAACGATCTCCAAGGCCAAGTGCCAAATGAAGGGGTTTTCAGGAACGCCAATGTTTACTCGGTCACCGGAAACAATAAGCTGTGTGGAGGAATCCAAGCGTTGCATTTGCAGCCATGTCCCCGTCACGTTCCGGGGAAGAAGGACGGGTCTCCTGCAGTTAGGTCACTCGTCTCAATTGTTATTACGGTGACACTATTTGTATTGTTTCTAGCTGCAGCTTCATACCTGCTCCACAGGCAAAGAACAAGGAAGTGCATGCCTGTAGTACAATCTAAAAGACAGTATCCAATTGCTTCTTACAGCGAGATATACAGAGCAACTGGTGGATTCTCCCCATCCAATATCATAGGCCGGGGAAGCTTTGGTCAAGTGTACAGGGGAACCATGAGCTACGATTCGATCGACGTTGCTGTTAAGGTGTTCGACACTGTACAAGTCGGGGCCTTTCAGAGCTTTAAAGCAGAATGTGAAACTTTAGGAGCAATCAGACATCGAAATGTCAACAAGATCTTAACAGTCTGCTCTGGCGCAGATCACAAGGGCGATGCCTTCTTGGCTATCGTTACTGCGTACATGCCCAATGGGAGTTTAAATGACTGGTTGCATCCCGGAGCAGACATGAATGGTGATGCATCGAGCGCCTTAACTCTCCTCCAGAGACTGAACATAGCAATCGATGTGGCTTCTGCTTTGGACTATCTGCATCACTATAGTGGGACAACCATTGTTCATTGTGATCTGAAGCCAAGCAATGTGCTTCTTGACAATGATATGGTTGCTCATTTGTGTGACTTTGGATCTGCAGAGTTGCTGAAAGAGACGACCTCCGGTGATCTTGCTAAGGAGATAAGTCGCATCTCTCGGTTAAAAGGATCCATTGGATATGTCGCTCCAG AGTACGGCTTGGGCGGGACGGTCTCCACTAAAGGGGATGTCTACAGTTATGGAGTACTTGTGCTGGAGATGTTCAGCGGAAGAAGACCCACAGATTCCCATTTTAAGGATGGAGAAAACCTTCATCGTTACGTGAAAATGGTTTATCCAGCACAGATATTTGATATAGTCGACCCATCGTTGCTGTTGTATGAACAAGATGGAAAGGCTAACGTGGATAAGGGGATCCATAAATGTCTGCTTTCGGTGATCAAAGTTGGCCTCTCATGCTCAAACGAATCGGCGACTGCCAGAATGGAGATGGAAGACGTGATCAAAACGTTGCATGTTGCGAGGAGGATACTTGTTGAAGGAACCCTagcggagaataggagaggagccGACATGTAA
- the LOC135672356 gene encoding non-specific lipid transfer protein GPI-anchored 5-like: MADTRSIQAILVAAMAAVLLAGASAQSSSCSSAIMSLSPCLDYITGNASTPSSSCCSQLSSVVQSEPQCICTIISSGASSASSLGITVNQTQALALPSACKVQIPLSQCNVSGPSASPATPSTSPSGVGSKSNPATSTDSSDGASAGVPLALLLSLVAIGAYPFTSLVSV, translated from the exons ATGGCTGATACCAGAAGCATTCAAGCAATCCTAGTTGCGGCAATGGCAGCCGTGCTATTGGCAGGTGCAAGCGCCCAGTCCAGCTCGTGCTCGTCGGCCATCATGAGCTTGTCGCCGTGTTTGGACTACATCACAGGCAACGCTTCCACCCCCTCCAGTTCATGCTGTTCGCAGCTCTCCTCCGTAGTGCAATCAGAGCCGCAATGCATTTGCACCATCATCAGTTCTGGAGCTTCATCGGCTTCCTCGCTCGGAATCACCGTGAACCAGACTCAGGCGCTCGCTCTTCCCAGTGCCTGCAAGGTTCAAATCCCCCTCAGCCAGTGCAATG TAAGTGGACCGAGTGCATCCCCAGCAACACCATCCACATCACCTTCAG GTGTTGGATCAAAAAGTAACCCTGCAACAAGCACAGACTCATCAGATGGAGCCTCTGCAGGAGTACCTCTTGCGCTTCTGCTCTCTCTGGTCGCGATCGGGGCATATCCTTTCACATCTCTCGTCAGCGTCTAA